Proteins from a genomic interval of Lysobacter stagni:
- a CDS encoding isocitrate lyase/PEP mutase family protein: protein MSSNAEHAALFRRLHTEGVLRLANAWDAGSARLIETLGAKAIATTSAGLAWSRGYSDGDTLPFAHLQTAVAEIARVVRVPLTVDMEGGYSDEPAAVADHVERLVGLGVVGINLEDGAGTPEALCAKIVAIREIAARNGFDVFVNARTDVYLRGLAPPEQRVATVLERAARYREAGADGLFVPGVTEADDIRGIANGAGLPLNVLLRAALPPIEALEALGVARLSAGSDLAEAAFGQTRALAAAFLADGRAGPGPRSAYGELNALFTPRD from the coding sequence ATGAGTTCCAACGCCGAGCACGCCGCCCTCTTCCGTCGACTGCACACCGAAGGCGTGCTGCGTCTGGCCAACGCGTGGGACGCCGGCTCCGCGCGCCTGATCGAAACCCTCGGCGCGAAGGCCATCGCCACCACGAGCGCGGGCCTGGCCTGGAGCCGCGGTTATTCCGACGGCGACACCCTGCCCTTCGCGCATCTGCAGACGGCGGTGGCGGAGATTGCGCGCGTCGTGCGCGTGCCGCTCACCGTCGACATGGAAGGTGGCTATTCGGACGAGCCGGCCGCCGTCGCCGATCACGTCGAACGACTGGTCGGCCTGGGCGTGGTCGGCATCAACCTGGAAGATGGCGCGGGCACACCGGAGGCGCTGTGCGCGAAGATCGTCGCGATCCGCGAGATCGCCGCGCGCAACGGTTTCGATGTGTTCGTCAACGCGCGCACCGACGTATACCTGCGCGGACTCGCACCGCCGGAGCAGCGCGTGGCGACCGTGCTCGAACGCGCCGCGCGCTATCGCGAGGCGGGCGCCGATGGCCTGTTCGTGCCGGGCGTGACCGAGGCCGACGACATCCGCGGCATCGCCAATGGTGCGGGTCTGCCGCTCAATGTCCTGTTGCGTGCCGCATTGCCGCCGATCGAAGCACTGGAAGCCCTGGGCGTGGCTCGCCTGAGTGCCGGTTCGGACCTGGCCGAGGCCGCGTTCGGGCAGACGCGCGCACTGGCCGCCGCTTTCCTCGCCGACGGTCGCGCCGGCCCCGGCCCGCGCTCGGCATACGGCGAACTCAACGCGCTGTTCACTCCGCGCGACTGA